A genomic region of Capra hircus breed San Clemente chromosome 19, ASM170441v1, whole genome shotgun sequence contains the following coding sequences:
- the LOC108638237 gene encoding olfactory receptor 1E2-like: MTGRNQTIVSEFLLLGLPIKSKHQNLFYALFLAMYITTVLGNLLILVLICLDPHLHTPMYLFLSNLSFSDLCFSSVTMPKLLQNMQSRDPSIPYAGCLTQMYFFLFFADLEDFLLVAMAYDRYVAICFPLHYTAIMGPRLCLSLLVLSWVLTTSHAMLHTLLMARLHFCEDNVIAHFFCDLSALLKLSCSDTRVNELVILFIGGLIIVIPFLLIIMSYARIVSSILKVPSAKGICKAFSTCGSHLTVVSLFYGTIIGLYLCPSANNSTVKETVMSMMYTVVAPMLNPFIYSLRNRDMKGALRRVFCKKKNAFSL; the protein is encoded by the coding sequence ATGACGGGAAGGAATCAAACTATTGTCTCAGAGTTTCTCCTGCTGGGACTGCCCATCAAGTCAAAGCATCAAAACCTGTTCTACGCCCTGTTCCTGGCCATGTACATTACCACCGTCCTGGGGAACCTTCTCATCCTCGTCCTCATTTGCCTGgacccccacctccacacacccATGTATTTGTTTCTCAGTAacctgtctttctctgacctctgcttctcCTCTGTCACAATGCCCAAGTTGCTGCAGAACATGCAGAGCCGAGACCCGTCCATCCCCTATGCTGGCTGCCTGACACAAATGTACTTCTTCCTGTTCTTTGCAGACCTGGAGGACTTCCTCCTTGTGgccatggcctatgaccgctacgtGGCCATCTGCTTCCCCCTGCACTACACCGCCATCATGGGCCCCAGGCTCTGTCTCTCCCTGCTGGTGCTGTCCTGGGTGCTCACCACATCCCATGCCATGTTGCACACACTGCTCATGGCCAGGCTGCATTTTTGTGAAGACAACGTGATCGCCcactttttctgtgatttgtCTGCTCTGCTGAAGCTGTCCTGCTCTGACACTCGAGTGAATGAGCTGGTGATACTTTTCATCGGAGGGCTCATTATCGTCATCCCATTCCTACTCATCATCATGTCTTATGCACGAATCGTGTCCTCCATCCTCAAGGTCCCTTCTGCCAAGGGCATCTGcaaggccttctccacctgtggctCCCACCTCACTGTGGTGTCTCTCTTCTATGGGACAATTATTGGTCTCTATTTATGCCCATCAGCTAATAATTCCACTGTTAAGGAGACTGTCATGTCTATGATGTACACTGTGGTGgcccccatgctgaaccccttcaTCTATAGCCTGAGGAACAGAGACATGAAAGGAGCTCTCAGAAGAGtcttttgcaaaaagaaaaatgccttCTCTCTATGA
- the LOC102182904 gene encoding olfactory receptor 1E2-like has protein sequence MTGRNETTVSEFLLLGLPIKSEHQNLFYALFLAMYVTTTLGNLLILVLICLDPHLHTPMYLFLSNLSFSDLCFSSVTMPKLLQNMQSQDPSIPYAGCLTQMYFFLFFADLEDFLLVAMAYDHYVAICFPLHYTAIMGPRLCLFLVVLPWILTTFHAMLHTLLMARLHFCEDNVIPHFFCDSSALLKLSCSDTRVNELVIFFVGGLIIVIPFLLIIMSYARIVSSILKVPSAKGICKAFSTCGSHLTVVSLFYGTIIGLYLCPSANNSAVKETVMSMMYTVVAPMLNPFIYSLRNRDMKGALRRVFCKKKNAFSL, from the coding sequence ATGACAGGAAGGAATGAAACTACTGTCTCAGAGTTCCTCCTGCTGGGACTGCCCATCAAGTCAGAGCATCAGAACCTGTTCTACGCCCTGTTCCTGGCCATGTATGTTACCACCACCCTGGGGAACCTTCTCATCCTCGTCCTCATTTGCCTGgacccccacctccacacacccATGTATTTGTTTCTCAGTAacctgtctttctctgacctctgcttctcCTCTGTCACAATGCCCAAACTGCTGCAGAATATGCAGAGCCAAGACCCGTCCATCCCCTATGCTGGCTGCCTGACACAAATGTACTTCTTCCTGTTCTTTGCAGACCTGGAGGACTTCCTCCTTGTGGCCATGGCCTATGACCACTACGTGGCCATCTGCTTCCCCCTGCACTACACCGCCATCATGGGCCCCAGGCTCTGTCTCTTCCTGGTGGTGCTGCCCTGGATACTGACCACATTCCATGCCATGTTACACACCCTGCTCATGGCCAGGCTGCATTTTTGTGAAGACAATGTGATCCCCCACTTTTTCTGTGATTCGTCTGCCCTGCTGAAGCTGTCCTGCTCTGACACTCGAGTGAATGAGCTGGTGATATTTTTCGTTGGAGGGCTCATTATCGTCATCCCATTCCTACTCATCATCATGTCTTATGCACGAATCGTGTCCTCCATCCTCAAGGTCCCTTCTGCCAAGGGCATCTGcaaggccttctccacctgtggctCCCACCTCACTGTGGTGTCTCTCTTCTATGGGACAATTATTGGTCTCTATTTATGCCCATCAGCTAATAATTCCGCTGTTAAGGAGACTGTCATGTCTATGATGTACACTGTGGTGgcccccatgctgaaccccttcatctacagcctgaggaacaGAGACATGAAAGGAGCTCTCAGAAGAGTCTTTTGCAAGAAGAAAAATGCCTTCTCTCTATGA
- the LOC102182625 gene encoding olfactory receptor-like protein DTMT, which translates to MTGRNQTIVSEFLLMGLPIESEHQNLFYVLFLAMYITTVLGNLLILVLICLDPHLHTPMYLFLSNLSFSDLCFSSVTMPKLMQNMQSQDPSIPYAGCLTQMYFFLFFGDLEDFLLVAMAYDRYVAICFPLHYTAIMGPRLCLFLVVLPWILTTSHAMLHTLLMARLHFCEDNVIPHFFCDLSALLKLSCSDTRVNELVIFFVGGLIIVIPFLLIIMSYARIVSSILKVPSAKGICKAFSTCGSHLTVVSLFYGTIIGLYLCPSANNSTVKETVMSMMYTVVTPMLNPFIYSLRNRDMKGALKRVFCRKKIHFSL; encoded by the coding sequence ATGACGGGAAGGAATCAAACTATTGTCTCAGAGTTTCTCCTGATGGGACTGCCCATTGAATCAGAACATCAAAACCTGTTCTATGTCCTGTTCTTGGCCATGTACATTACCACCGTCCTGGGGAACCTTCTCATCCTCGTCCTCATTTGCCTGgacccccacctccacacacccATGTATTTGTTTCTCAGTAacctgtctttctctgacctctgcttctcCTCTGTCACAATGCCCAAGTTGATGCAGAACATGCAGAGCCAAGACCCGTCCATCCCCTATGCTGGCTGCCTGACACAAATGTACTTCTTCCTGTTCTTTGGAGACCTGGAGGACTTCCTCCTTGTGgccatggcctatgaccgctacgtGGCCATCTGCTTCCCCCTGCACTACACCGCCATCATGGGCCCCAGGCTCTGTCTCTTCCTGGTAGTGCTGCCCTGGATACTGACCACATCCCATGCCATGTTACACACCCTGCTCATGGCCAGGCTGCATTTTTGTGAAGACAATGTGATCCCCcactttttctgtgatttgtCTGCTCTGCTGAAGCTGTCCTGCTCTGACACTCGAGTGAATGAGCTGGTGATATTTTTCGTCGGAGGGCTCATTATCGTCATCCCATTCCTACTCATCATCATGTCTTATGCACGAATCGTGTCCTCCATCCTCAAGGTCCCTTCTGCCAAAGGCATCTGcaaggccttctccacctgtggctCCCACCTCACTGTGGTGTCTCTCTTCTATGGGACAATTATTGGTCTCTATTTATGCCCATCAGCTAATAATTCCACTGTTAAGGAGACTGTCATGTCTATGATGTACACAGTGGTaacccccatgctgaaccccttcatctacagcctgaggaacaGAGACATGAAGGGAGCTCTCAAAAGAGTCTTTTGTAGAAAGAAAATTCACTTCTCTCTTTGA
- the LOC102191033 gene encoding olfactory receptor 1E2-like has protein sequence MTGRNQTTVSEFLLLGLSIESEHQNLFYALFLAMYVTTVLGNLLILVLICLDPHLHTPMYLFLSNLSFSDLCFSSVTMPKLLQNMQSQDLSIPYAGCLTQMYFFLFFADLEDFLLVAMAYDRYVAICFPLHYTAIMGPRLCLFLVVLPWILTTSHAMLHTLLMARLHFCEDNVIPHFFCDLSALLKLSCSDTRVNELVIFSVGGLIIVTPFLLIIMSYARIVSSILKVPSAKGICKAFSTCGSHLTVVSLFYGTIIGLYLCPSANNSTVKETVMSMMYTVVTPMLNPFIYSLRNRDMKGALRRVFCKKKNAFSL, from the coding sequence ATGACGGGAAGGAATCAAACTACTGTCTCAGAGTTCCTCCTGCTGGGACTATCCATCGAGTCAGAGCATCAGAACCTGTTCTACGCCCTGTTCCTGGCCATGTATGTTACCACCGTCCTGGGGAACCTTCTCATCCTCGTCCTCATTTGCCTGgacccccacctccacacacccATGTATTTGTTTCTCAGTAACCTATCtttctctgacctctgcttctcCTCTGTCACAATGCCCAAGTTGCTGCAGAACATGCAGAGCCAAGACCTGTCCATCCCCTATGCTGGCTGCTTGACACAAATGTACTTCTTCCTGTTCTTTGCAGACCTGGAGGACTTCCTCCTTGTGgccatggcctatgaccgctacgtGGCCATCTGCTTCCCCCTGCACTACACCGCCATCATGGGCCCCAGGCTCTGTCTCTTCCTGGTAGTGCTGCCCTGGATACTGACCACATCCCATGCCATGTTACACACCCTGCTCATGGCCAGGCTGCATTTTTGTGAAGACAATGTGATCCCCcactttttctgtgatttgtCTGCCCTGCTGAAGCTGTCCTGCTCTGACACTCGAGTGAATGAGCTGGTGATATTTTCCGTCGGAGGGCTCATTATCGTCACCCCATTCCTACTCATCATCATGTCTTATGCACGAATCGTGTCCTCCATCCTCAAGGTCCCTTCTGCCAAGGGCATCTGcaaggccttctccacctgtggctCCCACCTCACTGTGGTGTCTCTCTTCTATGGGACAATTATTGGTCTCTATTTATGCCCATCAGCTAATAATTCCACTGTTAAGGAGACTGTCATGTCTATGATGTACACAGTGGTGACCCCCATGCTGAATCCCTTCATCTATAGCCTGAGGAACAGAGACATGAAAGGAGCTCTCAGAAGAGtcttttgcaaaaagaaaaatgccttCTCTCTATGA